The genomic stretch GGAGCCGTCTCCCGAAAAGTCGTCTCCGGAGGAGCAGTCTTCGGAGGAGGTGTCCTCGGAGGAGGAGTTCTTTCCCGACGAATTCCTTCCTGAGCTTCTTCCCGAGATGCTCGAGTCCGAGGAGCGCCCTCCTCAGGAGCGCCTGTCGAGGAAGGACCTTTTTGAGGCGCGCCCTCCCATGGAGCAGCCTCCTTGCGGAGTGGGCAAACACAAGCTAGAAGAGGGAAGCTTTAAGGAAAGGCTGGCCCGCTCCCGCCCGCAATTTAGAGGGGACATACACGGCAGAAATTTAAGCAACGAGGAGATGATAAAGGTAGcagaggagatggaagagatgaagCGAGTACGAAACAAACTGATGATCATGCACTGGAAGGCCAGGCGGAACCGTCCTTATCCTATTTAATGTGTTTGGCTTTGAATTTTGTTTTGCCTGATGTATTATCACTTGAACGTTGCTTTTTCTTACATACCTTACAACGTCTTCCTAATCTGAACTTTTTGTGTGGTTTTGAGGTATTTCTCTTGTAACTGGCATAAAATGGCGTCTCACCCCCATCTGCAAGACAtcctctttcttctccatttGCATGGAAAGATGCACAGTATATATTGTGGAGTGGAAAAAGGCAATTTTCATAAAGTATATGTAGTATCCCATTTTTGTAAaaagtgtatatttatatattaatatgcaaAGAAAAAACTCAAAGTATATACTGCAGAGGTTTAACAGTGACTATCTGTGTGGCAGGATAACaggtggtttgttttgtttttcatttttggttcatctgaatttctcattttctcaAGATGAACACATTTTACATGTGTTACTAAAAAAAgacaatacaatgggaaaaattgtaaagcaatgaaATAATTTGTCAATCAGCTTATAATGtggcacttaataaatacttttcagaactttaaaaaagaaaagtaaatcccATGTTTTTTTCCTGAATCTCTTAGACAGAAATGTAAACCAGGTACTGTACTCACATTTGTTTAAGGGTATTGTTTTCCTACTTAAATAGGAATAAGATGATTTATTATTTATGGTTTATTTATTACGGGGCCTCGGTGGAACCAAGTGAGGTGAAGGTCATGTgagctatattttttcctctactgGCACAGGCTGGACCCATCCCCTATAGATTGCCTTCAGATACTGGGGATGGTACCCAAAGGTCTTGTTTGCACTCACAAATCCTGTGTGATGCCAGATAAGTGCTACATACTCCTCCTGTCCTGCTGTTCTTTCCTGGATACTGCCATGTCTACTGGCTATAGCTGCCCCTTCTCCTGGATCCTGCTCCTTCCGTGGCCCCCGTCACAGCTGAGGCACCAGAGTTCTCCAGGT from Bubalus bubalis isolate 160015118507 breed Murrah chromosome X, NDDB_SH_1, whole genome shotgun sequence encodes the following:
- the TCEAL1 gene encoding transcription elongation factor A protein-like 1 isoform X2; amino-acid sequence: MPIALWTRGKAEETRQVTAGHLEERPPRNQPPGETILNMEKACKEPEEQPQSSPKADEERPSVEPSPEKSSPEEQSSEEVSSEEEFFPDEFLPELLPEMLESEERPPQERLSRKDLFEARPPMEQPPCGVGKHKLEEGSFKERLARSRPQFRGDIHGRNLSNEEMIKVAEEMEEMKRVRNKLMIMHWKARRNRPYPI
- the TCEAL1 gene encoding transcription elongation factor A protein-like 1 isoform X1, with protein sequence MRERGVIKGRERGRGNNPQDWMLTVSDNQEKAHINKRETILNMEKACKEPEEQPQSSPKADEERPSVEPSPEKSSPEEQSSEEVSSEEEFFPDEFLPELLPEMLESEERPPQERLSRKDLFEARPPMEQPPCGVGKHKLEEGSFKERLARSRPQFRGDIHGRNLSNEEMIKVAEEMEEMKRVRNKLMIMHWKARRNRPYPI